In Torulaspora delbrueckii CBS 1146 chromosome 1, complete genome, one genomic interval encodes:
- the ATG40 gene encoding Atg40p (similar to Saccharomyces cerevisiae YOR152C; ancestral locus Anc_5.499): MMVWSLLLYLVSVVVPLVITLETLAVVGRRESSASLSTLVLQLKYWSLYGMVFGLLPGAVVRGILNNLPFSGLLAVVGSSVLTAEVVRDFTLFLQTQDGKYVFLMSKLNDPSVSWTKWLRYAATSSDSDEGVFVFGEFTKFWVSLACRSPDTHYLESCFNELQEKVVGLARLMGGYLHSRGAGAPRVDPVRFSEGYDMLEDILLDSKKDHVE; encoded by the coding sequence ATGATGGTTTGGTCGTTGTTGCTGTATCTGGTGTCTGTTGTGGTTCCGCTGGTGATTACACTTGAGACGTTGGCTGTGGTTGGTCGCCGCGAGAGCTCTGCTAGCTTATCGACTCTTGTTTTGCAACTCAAGTACTGGTCGCTGTATGGTATGGTCTTTGGGTTGCTCCCAGGAGCTGTTGTCCGTGGTATCTTGAACAACCTACCCTTTAGCGGATTGTTGGCTGTGGTGGGCAGTAGTGTGCTCACCGCGGAGGTTGTGCGAGACTTCACGCTGTTTCTGCAGACCCAAGACGGGAAGTATGTGTTCTTGATGAGTAAGCTTAATGATCCAAGTGTTTCGTGGACTAAATGGCTGCGTTACGCAGCCACTAGTAGTGACTCGGATGAAGGTGTGTTTGTGTTTGGCgaatttacaaagtttTGGGTCTCATTAGCCTGTAGGTCTCCGGATACGCATTATCTGGAGAGTTGTTTTAATGAGTTGCAAGAAAAAGTTGTAGGTTTGGCACGTTTGATGGGCGGTTACTTACACTCGAGGGGTGCAGGCGCCCCTAGAGTGGATCCCGTTAGGTTCTCTGAAGGCTATGATATGCTTGAAGATATCTTGTTAGATTCTAAGAAGGATCATGTTGAGTAG